A stretch of DNA from Piliocolobus tephrosceles isolate RC106 chromosome 21, ASM277652v3, whole genome shotgun sequence:
gatctcctgagcccggaattcgagaccagcatgggcagcatggcgaaaccctgtctctaccaaaaatacaaaaattaactggatgtggtagtgcatgcctggagtcccaactactcaggaggctgaggcaggagaatcgactgaaccaggaggcagaggttgcagtgaaccgagatcgaaccactgcacttcagcctgggcgacagactaagactctgtctcaaaaaaaaaaaaaaaaaaaaaagaaaaaaaaaaaagaaaaacatctactGTGCACCAAAGCCCCAGGTTTTACATGCATTCTGCTGGTTCATCCTGAAGAGGGACCGCGCTTCTCATTTTCCAAGTAAGAAAGTAGGCCCAGAGATGTCTAGAgttgccaaaggtcacacagcccCACAACCTAGGATTCCCTACACCATCATGGCCCTGTGATGCCTCCTCCAaccccagcctttttttttttttttttttgagatagagtctggctctgtctcccaagctggagtgcagtggcttggtcttggctcactgcaacctctgcctcccaggttcaagtgattctcctgcctcagcctccttacaggcatgagccaccacgcctggctgatttttgtagtttttagtagagatggggattcatcatgttggccaggctggtcttgaactcctgacttcaggtgatctacctgccttgNNNNNNNNNNNNNNNNNNNNNNNNNNNNNNNNNNNNNNNNNNNNNNNNNNNNNNNNNNNNNNNNNNNNNNNNNNNNNNNNNNNNNNNNNNNNNNNNNNNNNNNNNNNNNNNNNNNNNNNNNNNNNNNNNNNNNNNNNNNNNNNNNNNNNNNNNNNNNNNNNNNNNNNNNNNNNNNNNNNNNNNNNNNNNNNNNNNNNNNNNNNNNNNNNNNNNNNNNNNNNNNNNNNNNNNNNNNNNNNNNNNNNNNNNNNNNNNNNNNNNNNNNNNNNNNNNNNNNNNNNNNNNNNNNNNNNNNNNNNNNNNNNNNNNNNNNNNNNNNNNNNNNNNNNNNNNNNNNNNNNNNNNNNNNNNNNNNNNNNNNNNNNNNNNNNNNNNNNNNNNNNNNNNNNNNNNNNNNNNNagccaccgcgcctagctgcCTCTTCCCTTTTTAAAGGTAAGAGGCTCATGTGCTTCTCCTGAAACCAACACTGATGATGTCCAAGCTCCTACTGCACACCAAGCCCTCAACACAGCTCATCTCCTTCATCTGCATGAAAACcccaggagaaaggcatgaacagCCACGGGTGCCACTGGGGACACACTCGGAGTTGAGCCTGGACACAGCTCCGGTTGGTGAGAGACCCTGTAgcgtgcttttattttttgtatttcatttttatttatttatttattttttgagatggagtctcaccctgtcatccaggctgcactgcagtgatgctatcttggctcactgcaaccactgcctcctgggttcaagtgattctcctgcctcaggctcccaagtagctgggattataagcatgtgccatcaagtccaggtaatttttgaattttttaatatagacagggtttcaccattttggccaggctggtctcgaactcctggcctcaagcaatccgtctgccttggcccctcaaagtgctaggactacaggcatgagccactgctcccgaccAGAAGTGTGCTTTTAGACAACGGAATAAACAGATGCTGTGGGAAAAGGGCTCGGATTCACCTGGCTTCAAATCCTGGTGCTGACCGCCATAGCTCTGTGGCCTTGGTCACGCTCTtatcctctctgaacctcagtctctTCTTCAAAACATGGAGGGTGACGCTACCTGAGGGGCCTGCTCTCAGGCGTAAAATAATGAATAGAGGGTCTGGCACGGGGGCTGATGTACAGGAGGCACCCCGAACCATCAGCGTCACTCTGATGATTATTACTAAAATAACCAGCTCACCCCATGGGTGACTGCAGGAACAGACCCCAAAAATATCTTCATTCTGTTTCCCGGGTTCCCGAAGACTCCCGGATGCCATGGTGTGGGGCCATGGAAGAAATGTTAGGACATTCAGGAGTGTGGCAGCCCCTGGTAGCAAGAGTACAGAGCCAGGGTGGACCTGTTCTCTAGCAGTACCCAGGGGCAAAGGGTGGCGGTTGTTGGTACTCCTCTGGGAGCTGGTCGTTCTCAGGCCCTGCCAAGCCCTGGTGCTCTGGTGTGGAATCCTGGGAGGATAGAGCTCTCATTACCATTTGGTGCCAACTCCTGTCCCCTGGGGTCACGTCACTGTAGCTGGCAGACCTCTCGGCCTTTCTGGTGGGGATCTTTCTGTCTTTTGGTGCCTGGGGCTGTGAGGGGCTTTTGAGAGATGTGACCACACACGGATCCGTGTGGACTCTGTCCCCCGAAGTGGGATCTCCTGAGTGATCTTGGCTGCCTTTTCCGGTCCCAGGGCCTGAGATCACCGGGGATCTCCGGACATCCAAGAGTGACGGCAAGCTCACAGTGGCGAGGTGGCTTTTCAGCTGCTGCTGGACCCTGTAGCCTCTCTGGGGCAGCATTTTGAGGCTCCTCCAGAGTTTCTGGCGGGTCTCTCCAAGAGGGGCTTTTGGGGGGCAGGAGGAAGTGGCTTCCTCGGTGGTTACTCTGTTCATCTCTGATGACGGCTTCCTTTCCTTTGATTGGCGACGCAGGACTGGCTTTGGGGAGGCCTGAAAACAAGACTGGGTGAGGCCTGGGGCAGCTCGACCACCAACGTACCGCATCTGTCCCAGAAATTGGAGCCTGGGTTCCACCCAGACACCCTGGGGCTGAGAAACGTCCCCATGTGAACCCCCAAACCTGATCCCATGCCCTGTCTTTCTTGTCTCAGTAAATGGCTTCACTATCTccccaggggttggcaaacttgttcttctccttcttttactgtttgcttttttgagatggagtttcactgtgtcacccagtcgggagtgcagtggtgcaatctcagctcactgcaacctccacctcctgggttcaagcgattctcctgcctccccagtagctgggactacaagtacaccaccacgcctggctaatttttgtatttttagtagagacatggtttcactatgttggccccggtggtcttgaactcctgatctcaggtgatccacccacctcggcctcccaaagtgctgggattacaggcacgagccaccgcacctggcctggcaaACTTCCTTTACAAAGAGTCAGAGAGTAACTATTTCAGCTTTGCAGGCTGTACCATCTGTCTCAATTACTTAGCTCTGCTGTTATAGGGGATGCCAGACATCACATGTCAACCGATGAGCGTGCCTGGCTTCTAATGtagctttatttataaacatggaaatgtgaattttatctgATTTTCACAGGTTATGAAAtaactatctctacaaaaatgtggggccaggtgtgatagctcacgcctgtaatcccagtgctttgggaggctgaggcaggaggattgcttgaggccaggagtttgggaccagcctgggcagtgtagtgagaccctgtctctaaaaactttttttttgtttttgacagggtcttgctctgtcacccaggctggagtgcagttgtacagtcatggctcactgcagcctcgacctcccaggctccagcaatcctcccacctcagcctccagagtagctgactacaggcgtgcgccaccatgcctggttaattttttaattttttgtggagacagggtcttgctatgttgcccaggctggtctcaaggtcctggcctcaagtaatcctctcgcttcatcctcccaaagcactgggattacaggtgtgagccactgcacagaaCAAATATCCATGTTTCTTTCCACACCTGGGCTCTCACTTTCATCCCTCCCACCTTGACACTGTCCCCCATCCCCACCtcacttcctccttctttccatcTCCACCGGTACTCCGGATAGCCCCTTCTGCAGCCAGTAGCCACAGGAAACATTTAAAACCAGCAGTCCCGGCCAGgtgaggtagctcacacctataatcccagcactttgggaggccgaggtgggcagatcgtgaggtcaggggtttgagaccagtctggccaaagtggtgaaaccctgtctctactaaaaataccaaaattagcatgcacctgtagtcccagctactcgggaggctgaggcgggagaatcgcttcaacccgggaggcggaggttgcagggagcctagACTGtgccccattgcactctagcctggtcgacaaagcaagactccgtcccaaaaaaaaaaaaaaaaaaattcctcccatGCGTACACTCTCCTATGGCTCCTCCCTGGTGCAACTGGAATAGAATCCCAGCTCCTTGGCCCCAAGTCCCTGCACTATTGGCTCCTGCTGACCCTGGGGCTTCAACTTCTGACACTCTCTCACTAACCCCCCTCCATCTATATGCTGggttttgttgttctgttttccaAACACACCAAGCTCCAGGACTTTTGCAAGTaccattccctctgcctggaatatcctccctgtgtctgtgtgtatgacTGGCTCCTCCTCACCTTGCAGATCTCAGCTATATGccacctcctctaggaagccttccctgactacctTCCCCCACTTGCACCCCCCACTTCCACTGATGTCCATCGCACCAGCCTGTTTCATTTGTACCACTGTCATAACTTCCCCTGCTGGGTAGGGGGCTTGGAGAGCACTTAGGCTTCCACCTAGGGGTGCCTAAAGGTCTCCCAAACCCCAAGATGCTGTGatacattcattcatccactccgCAGATTCTTTAGTTAAGCACCTTCAATATGGCAGGTCCTCTCAGAGGGGTGGGAGAAGCAAAGGCAAACAAGCCAGATAGAGCCTCCAGTCTCTCAGAGCTCACAGTCTGATGGAGGAGGCAGCCAGGTAGCATGTAAACCCATAAGTAAATGGGATTTGGGGGAACATTTTTGGGAAGTCCGCTGCACTGAATAAACAGGGTAATGTGAAGGAGAAGGCAG
This window harbors:
- the HSH2D gene encoding hematopoietic SH2 domain-containing protein isoform X1 — translated: MTEARKPPPLLPPRLDWFVHTQVGQLAQDGVPEWFHGAISREDAEDLLESQPLGSFLIRVSHSHVGYTLSYKAQSSCCHFMVKLLDDGTFVIPGEKVAHTSLDALVTFHQQNPIEPRRELLTQPCRQKDPANVDYEDLFLYSNAVAEEAACPVSAPEEASPKPVLRRQSKERKPSSEMNRVTTEEATSSCPPKAPLGETRQKLWRSLKMLPQRGYRVQQQLKSHLATVSLPSLLDVRRSPVISGPGTGKGSQDHSGDPTSGDRVHTDPCVVTSLKSPSQPQAPKDRKIPTRKAERSASYSDVTPGDRSWHQMVMRALSSQDSTPEHQGLAGPENDQLPEEYQQPPPFAPGYC
- the HSH2D gene encoding hematopoietic SH2 domain-containing protein isoform X3, which gives rise to MRGSRMSQPPQCLRRAQSSCCHFMVKLLDDGTFVIPGEKVAHTSLDALVTFHQQNPIEPRRELLTQPCRQKDPANVDYEDLFLYSNAVAEEAACPVSAPEEASPKPVLRRQSKERKPSSEMNRVTTEEATSSCPPKAPLGETRQKLWRSLKMLPQRGYRVQQQLKSHLATVSLPSLLDVRRSPVISGPGTGKGSQDHSGDPTSGDRVHTDPCVVTSLKSPSQPQAPKDRKIPTRKAERSASYSDVTPGDRSWHQMVMRALSSQDSTPEHQGLAGPENDQLPEEYQQPPPFAPGYC
- the HSH2D gene encoding hematopoietic SH2 domain-containing protein isoform X2, with product MTEARKPPPLLPPRLDWDAEDLLESQPLGSFLIRVSHSHVGYTLSYKAQSSCCHFMVKLLDDGTFVIPGEKVAHTSLDALVTFHQQNPIEPRRELLTQPCRQKDPANVDYEDLFLYSNAVAEEAACPVSAPEEASPKPVLRRQSKERKPSSEMNRVTTEEATSSCPPKAPLGETRQKLWRSLKMLPQRGYRVQQQLKSHLATVSLPSLLDVRRSPVISGPGTGKGSQDHSGDPTSGDRVHTDPCVVTSLKSPSQPQAPKDRKIPTRKAERSASYSDVTPGDRSWHQMVMRALSSQDSTPEHQGLAGPENDQLPEEYQQPPPFAPGYC